GAATCGTTTTCTGACActctttattttactttttgtgtTTCCCTTTTCATATGGTGATCCTCGTAAAAGTAGTCGCTATCAGCCGCCAAAGCCCCGATTTGAAGTGTTTGATCCGAAGGGATTGATTGTGTGGATTAACGCTGATCCAGGGATTAGTTCGTTTACATTTCACGGGAAACTTAATGAACAATTTGTACAGTACTACGATGTTGGACGATGGGCTCAgacaataattaaaataaaaaacggcCGATATCTTTTCATCGATCGCGAAGCAAAACTCGTACCAGGTGATACCATATTTTATCGTACAGTGATTGTTCGTAACGGACAGACCTACCGTACGAATTCCGGAGCGTTTACCGTGGAAGAGCTGCGTCCGGCCGCTACACCTTCACCCACATCCGCTTCCGGTATCGTGTCGCGCTCTGCTACGTCCGAGCTATATCCATATGTGCTCACCGCAAATGAACGACGAACTAAAGACGTGAGGTCAACCGCTACTCAAACTGATGATTACGAGGGAAATTCAGCTGAACATTGCGCTAAAGCACACACCACAGTAAATGGACGAAAAGTGTGTGCTGGTAAACTGTTGTTTGAGGATAATTTTAATGGTCGTTCGATAGATTTACGCAAGTGGCGCATTGAGAACCGTTTTGCATCTGACCCTGACAATGAATTTGTGGTTTATGCTGATTTCCCGGAAAATATAATGATACAAAATGGTCTATTAGCTATCCGCCCCACTCTGTTCGAGGAAAAATTTGGACCAGGTGCGACGACTCAGCAGTTTAGGTTTGGCGAAGAGTGCACGGGCCATAGCAGTTCGCGGGACTGTATCCGAGACACGAAGATTGATTTTGACATGATTCCGCCGGTACTAACAGCCCAGATTACAACTATAACCAGCtttaaatttacatttggAAAGGTGTTGATTCGGGCAAAATTACCGCAGGGTAGTTGGATTTTTCCACGTAAGTGCACTTCCCAGAAACTACCAAAACAATATCAAGAGCATTCTTATTAAGAGTATTGTAATCGTTTACAGAGCTATATATCATCCCTGCCACGAACTTTTACGGCCAAGACAGTTATGCTTCCGGATTAATGCGCATTGCATTTGTACCTGGTGGACCGCAGTTCAGGAATCAACTATCCGGTGGACTTCTTGTGAGCGACAGTGAACCTTTGCGCTGCTCTAAAATGTGCACTTTGAACAAAAATGTCCAATGGAGTTCTGATTACCACGTTTATGGGCTGAAGTGGACTCCAGAAGGGGTATGGATGGAAGTGGATGATGAGGTGTACTGTGCCATTGATCCTGGAGAAGGGTTATACCGAACCATTCAGTCTAGAAAGCCTCAAATTGCAAATCTGTGGCAATTGAGCGGATCTCGGATGGCTCCGTTCGATAAGGATTTCTATCTTGGTCTTGGAGTAGGTGTGGGAGGTCATTATGATTTCCATCAATTTAGCGGGAAACCATGGCAAGATTTAGGAGTAAAAGCCATGTTTACCTTTTGGAAAGCAAGAGACAAGTGGTATCCTACTTGGAATGTGAGTAGTACCATGTTTGTCGATTACGTTCGCGTTTTTGGTGTTTAACCATGTTTGCCTTCGTCGCGCGTCGAATAACATCGACTCAAACCATTTTCCATTCTCGAAATGCGTAAAAACATTTTTGCTTGATGTTCAGATGGCAGAAGAGTTATAACCTACAACCATTCTTGAATAGATATGTTCCAAATTGCCCTACAATAAATAGCCTTAATTTGATTTCAATTGGCAGCAAACAAATGGACTAAACAAGTTTCAATTCAAATGATCATTCACCAGAAAAGGTGGAAATGACATATATTGAATTCATACTACTATTAATTTTAAGTAAATTAGGATatgaaactaaaaaataatgtaatgCGGAACAAtacataatttaaattaaaaaaaccaacataataataaaataaattggcGTATTTTTGTCATTACAAATAGCAGCGAAAACTTTACAGTGTACGATACGGAACCAAATCATAAACTGGCAGCCCGGCCGCGCTtgcgcaaaacgtaaacaaaacaagcttGACGGTGTTCGTAGATGTCAAACAGCGGAAAGTACAATACAGTAGAAATTTAGCAAAAGTAAAATCCTATTGTACTGTATCGAAACGGTCTCCTGTTTTCGGCTCTCTATTTAGTGTTTAATGCAGTAATATGTACATTTGAAGCAAAGTCGAGTTTTTCAGCTAAgtaaaaaagtgacaaacgcCCTAAAACGCAATCGTAAGTAAAACTTATCTTGTGTGTTCATGCGAGCAAGAAGACCCCGATTTGGTATGTTGTGCATGCAATTTTGTACAGTGATTCGACActgcaaaagaaagaaactcTCGTTTTATCGCCCGATCCCCGATGACGAACGCAGCTGCATGGTACGTACGCATGAGTTAGTTTTCTTACATTTTCACAGCCAACGCATTACAGTCTATTGTAATCAGTAGCAGAAAGAGACCTCACACAAACGCTGTCCCGAAAGTACAGACACTGAAACCCTCGATCCCACATTTATTCCAAGAGAAATATGGAAAACTTATATACGTGGCCGAAATCGTGTGATTCTTAGTCCCTCGAATGGCTTTCCACACTGATTGTACTGTAGCGAGTGCAGTTTGAACAGGAGCGAATCCTAAAATAGAACATTGCGTAAGCAACAGAAAACGAAAACTGAGATGTGCCGTGGCTGAGATGCTGCGTGAATGCATTGCTGTACGTCGAACCACAACTGAGGTATGGGACAGTTTTAGCAAATGAAACTACTCTTTTTATACGCGCTAAAACTCGGTCATAGAAAACCTTGAAACTCTTATCACTATCAATGTTGTAGGACTTTTTTCACCTCAACCATTATCTCCGCTCTCTACCTATCGCGCATGTTTCTCACCACCATAGGGGTGGTGCTTTCTTATCAGTTTAAAGAAATGTCGTGAACTAATGTCTAAGAAAAAGACTTCAATGCCCGGTATTGCCCTATGTTTCGTGAGGGCAAACGAGCCTCGATTCGGTGGCCAAGGGCTAGGTGGCCATTTTATAATCgggctttaaaaaaataacttgtACGCTCGATGTCATATTGATGCCAAGCTTAATTGAAGAGCGCAGCCAAGTGCAAACTCTCGCCTTCTCGTCGAATCTGGAGAGCAAACCCAGATTTGAGGCTTTTTCACTATAATTAACCTTTTAACGGGATAGATTTAATTATcgtttgattgaatttttcttagtatgaattaaaattttcaGATGTATAAATACAGGCTGTCCCCGAGATACGTTATTGATCTCGATTCTTTCACCTGAATTAAAAGCTATTATTCATGTGGGTAGAGTATAGATGTTcgcaatatttgttttttccctATACGGCATACGGGAATGTTGATTGGCAGGTCCTGGGAATTGATATCGGGCTGAACGTGGTATTTGTTTGATGTGAATCTGCTGTAATGAGTTTACaatttagcatttatttttatttttttttaaatacgattaaaaaaggaatttattttgcatttgaaaatGAATGGAACAATTTGTAAAATTTAGACAACCAGGTATCACTGAACCTCTCCGTATCCGTGCTGCTTGTGTAGAGAGAAAATTTAACTACAGCCGTATTCAATTAAGGCCTGAAGTAATTGTGGAAACAATACTTTAAACTAATGTATGATGCGTTGAACCTATGGTGAAAATAAGGCAGTGTTTGAAGTTAGTGAAACAGGTGAACTAAATAGAGTTTAATTATACATATCAAATTGTACTTTAAAAATAAGATAATTTGTAAAATGTGTTGCTGTACTACCTACTTACAAAACAATCATTGAAAGAATAGATAAAATTACTGCTGAAGTTCGTTGCCTAAACAGCACTAGAGACTTGGTTTAGGTAATCGGCACTTGACAGCTATTTTCTACATGTGTCACTGCTAGAAAATAGTAAGCGAATCGTTAAAGAGTTTTCCTCTAGTAAATCTAAAGATACGTTCTACATTATCGAACAACCTCAAAACCTTACAAAAACCTCACAAAATGACACGATAGGACATACTTTCTACTGCAGTTAAGTTTCTTCAAGCGCCTCCGTATCGAAAGTTGAGAAAAGCATTGTGGGTATTTTGTGCTGTTGGAATAAATTGATGTCACCACCAAGAGACGTTGCAGTCCGCGTTGAGGCACGGAACAAACAGAAGGGAAccgttttattaatttatctaTCGCTACCACTTAATTAAACATAACACAGTTCGCCCAACGCTGTTGCACGTTTACACGCATACAAATGTGAAGCAGGCGAATCAAACAGGGTGGTTTATGTTTCCTGATGTATTCATACAGTACCAGTGTTGGTGCGATCGCTTCTGCTTATCAATGTAAGCAAGAAGCTCTTGGAAATGCACGTTTTGGGTATGATAGTATGGTGGTACCCGAGTTGTACCGGCAACACAAATTCAACCAGCCAAATACAGCACAAGCAATCAGAGGGTTGCCGCAGACCCGCCCGGACTCATCAGAAGTTCTTCTACGGGGTGGAATGAGGTGTGTCGTTGCACCACCACAATGCTGAAGGTCGCACATGTGTTATCTTCTCCGACAGCATGGAAGAAAAGTGGCGAATGGCTTATCTTGGCCCAAGGGAATGAGTTTCTAGACGAATGAGAATCGAACTATTGCTGGTACGATTGCCCAAAAAGTGTGCGATCGTTTATACTGTACAACAATATTAGATTAGTATGAGTCACTTGCGTACTTGCGGAACGCGTATGCGAGCGATAGTATGCGCTGTACACAAGGGAATTAAAACAGCGCACACATATTCTTACACAATATCGTAGGACAGTTACCCAGAGAACTAGCTGGCAGGGAAGTTCCTTACAGCTCGTAAAGATGAGCACTGTGAGTTCAATGTGCGGTCTTAGACgaatccgtgtcgctttaaaAGAGGCGGGATGCTTATTTTTACCATTCTGAGCACTTTGGTGAGAATGGACTCTTGCTCCATTTGACGCTATATGTTGCCTTTTCTCCAGTCCGAGATTCTCTCTCTAACTTAACGCGAAGCGAAGAGTGCTCGATGTGTGTGATAGGACTATGCTGGTTTCAACCAACTCATTCGTTTGCGCTCAGTTAGGTCGATCGGTTGGACTTGCAGTGTACGCAGGCATGCGATTCGAACAGTAAAGCATGATCATGCGGTCGACTTTTTGCAGAATATTAGCCGACTTCTTTGAAATCAGTACATCCCCTAAATGAAAATAGTGTTTGGATACGTCTTCCCTACTAAATGTTTCATTATCCCAATGATGCAGCAAAGGTAAGTAATAGTTAGTAGTGATTACTGCTTAGTTGATTAGTGCGCTTGTGTATGTtcatgaatgtgtgtgtttgtttgtatatgtgtgttgtaTGTGGATCTCCCATATTCTACTATATAAGTATTTAAAATTAGTCCATAACAAAAAGAAGCATTGAGCCAATAGGATTTTCAGTGCGCTGCATTAATTTTATGAATGcattattttaaagaaaataacCATTTGGGAAATACTTTTTGCTCATAGTGATACATGCGATCGTGACAGCAGAGAAATTAAGCCCATTGCACATAAGACTtggtaaaataaaatgtctCGTTTTGATAAGAGTTTATTTACTCAATACCAACACAAGCAGCGTATCGccaagtgtttgtttttagatCTTGCTCGAGACGATGCGATAGCGCGTGgacgaaagacttcaacgaGGTTTACAGCCAGCAACATTAGGTACAGTATCATCGTACTGGTTTGAACAAAACGACTGTCCTCGTTTCCTTTCCAAATCTCTTCGAAATGAATTTGGAAGTATTAACTACAGTATTAACTCTCACTGGTTTGAATATAGAGCAATATTGTTCAAACAACATTTTCTACAAAAACGAACAAAGAATCGGTGAACAAAATCGTTTCACACAACGACTACACTTATAACGAGTAATATTAATATATTGGCCTCGGCGTATAGAGCAGAAGTaacaaaaagaagcaaacgcCGAACGGTTGGCGGCGGcccggttttgtttttaatcatTCAAGCATTGCATATGGATATGTTTGTGCTCTCGGCTGAGGCGGGAATGTATCAAGCATCGAACCGCGCCTTCCACATTGTATGCATGCTTTCCAGAGCTACAATATTGCGCgtgtcatttttatttttcttctttcaatcGTTAAATCAGTACGCTTCAAACCCAAGAATATCTTTGCCAGACGCGGCAACAGTGTTCGTTCCATCGTTGGCTACTGAATAGATGCATTTCCTGAACGGGCATGGTCGCTTCTTTTCTCTGTAGGAGGTTCGCGAGAGGCAACACAAACTATATTGGCCTCCCCTGAAGCTTCGGTTTTCACTACCACCATAAACTGCGTTTTCAGCTCGAACTGAACAAACGGGTGGAGTTCGAAATGATGGTTTCCTTTTTGCTGACCTCAGTCAGACGCCAGCGTATGCCACACCAGATCTTTAACGCTACGACCGAAGTGGGATGTTGGCACTCGAACCCCAAAGAACAGTAACGTAAGATCTCTTCCAGAACACACGCAATAACATTTTGGGAGAGAAATGAATCAgatcgtttcgtttttcgtCACGAGTGTATACGTCTTAGATTGATGTTATGTTCATATTTCTCCCACTACATGTTTCCTACTCGCTCGCGCCTCACTGCAGTAGCAGATAAATCCAAAAGATCTTGCATTTGTTATCGTCCATTGAAGGCAAAGATTTCAACGATCTCCACCAGAGAAACCCTACCTCCATGGCGGATCGCTGCGCAAACACATCGAAAGGGAAAGATGAGATGATCTAGCTACCGGAAATAAAGCATTGCCGAGCGGTTAGGACTGCATTCTGAAACAGAAACACCAAATGTGCGACACAGATGTGGGTTCGCGTAGCAAACGATGTGAAATGGAAGAGAATAAATGTTTACCAGCACCCGAAAGCCGGGCGCGTATGGCATAGCGATATAGAAACCAAAGAATGGTCCTCATGGATGAAAGGGAAACAAGATATAGAGTAGGATAGATTGCAAGAAAGGATGTCGTCACGCGTTGGCACGTGTGTTGCCTTTATTGTGTTGGTGTATTTTGACTGCACAATCGTGTAgagcaggggtctccaaacttttcagctcgcgggccgcattgctgcAAAAATAACTATGTTAAGGGCCATTTGACGCTACCTTTAACTAATGGGTGAATGTTTAAATCTCGTTTTTGTAACAAAATACTAACGAGACTTGTACCGCTTCGTATTGCTATAGCTAGATTTTGTCtaagaaaactaaaaaaatacaattttattaaaaaaaggcaaaataatttaatatttattttaaacttttacAAGTTACATGATCAACATGATCAATCGTTTGTATGCTTCTATTTGAATGCTATTTTCTACCAGTGATCATAACACACATTCAAAGAGAACGGTATTACGCATCGTAAACATtggaaatttaaaatatatggTTCTTTGCTTGAGCTAATGCATAGGCCACAGTATGGGGTTCTAGCTTGAAACCGTGTTTAAGTTATTCTTGCGCTAAGGGaatgttttcatattttaattCAAGGGGTCGTTTTATatacgtgtgtctgtgtatttaAATGTGTTAATGAAACCGTAAGCATGTCGTCTAGATTATGTGACGATGGGTCAATGCAGTTGAAATCTCCGCCAATTTCTTGGTTCATGTATAGAACACGAACcctattattaattttttctcTATGCGGTACAATGAACGAACCTTtggatctattttttttttgtgacttCTTTATGTCTCCGCCATGGAACCGATCATGTTGAACGTGACATTTTATAGATGAGGGTGTTTTCCTTTATGTTAATAGCTGGTATGGTATAGAATATGTTTATTCAGCTTATCTGAACAAACTTTAATAGTTTACATCACTGTATTCGATTGCTGTACGGGCTCGAAATGATTAGATCGATGCTAGTgtggaaacaaaataaaataaaaaaaagaaggttgcCTGTTGCTGCCAACCGATGTGGTGTTTAGTCTGATAATCCTTACGGCTACAAAAGGTAACTGTATGTAAAAGAGTATTAGTTATAGTTGTTGCTTGTTGTTGGTATGCGAGGCAATATGCTTAGC
This genomic interval from Anopheles merus strain MAF chromosome 3L, AmerM5.1, whole genome shotgun sequence contains the following:
- the LOC121598783 gene encoding beta-1,3-glucan-binding protein 2-like isoform X1 gives rise to the protein MNGEFPRFVSNALRSNGNPIYWKSSRYQPPKPRFEVFDPKGLIVWINADPGISSFTFHGKLNEQFVQYYDVGRWAQTIIKIKNGRYLFIDREAKLVPGDTIFYRTVIVRNGQTYRTNSGAFTVEELRPAATPSPTSASGIVSRSATSELYPYVLTANERRTKDVRSTATQTDDYEGNSAEHCAKAHTTVNGRKVCAGKLLFEDNFNGRSIDLRKWRIENRFASDPDNEFVVYADFPENIMIQNGLLAIRPTLFEEKFGPGATTQQFRFGEECTGHSSSRDCIRDTKIDFDMIPPVLTAQITTITSFKFTFGKVLIRAKLPQGSWIFPQLYIIPATNFYGQDSYASGLMRIAFVPGGPQFRNQLSGGLLVSDSEPLRCSKMCTLNKNVQWSSDYHVYGLKWTPEGVWMEVDDEVYCAIDPGEGLYRTIQSRKPQIANLWQLSGSRMAPFDKDFYLGLGVGVGGHYDFHQFSGKPWQDLGVKAMFTFWKARDKWYPTWNVSSTMFVDYVRVFGV
- the LOC121598783 gene encoding beta-1,3-glucan-binding protein 2-like isoform X2, whose amino-acid sequence is MNGEFPRFVSNALRSNGNPIYWKSRYQPPKPRFEVFDPKGLIVWINADPGISSFTFHGKLNEQFVQYYDVGRWAQTIIKIKNGRYLFIDREAKLVPGDTIFYRTVIVRNGQTYRTNSGAFTVEELRPAATPSPTSASGIVSRSATSELYPYVLTANERRTKDVRSTATQTDDYEGNSAEHCAKAHTTVNGRKVCAGKLLFEDNFNGRSIDLRKWRIENRFASDPDNEFVVYADFPENIMIQNGLLAIRPTLFEEKFGPGATTQQFRFGEECTGHSSSRDCIRDTKIDFDMIPPVLTAQITTITSFKFTFGKVLIRAKLPQGSWIFPQLYIIPATNFYGQDSYASGLMRIAFVPGGPQFRNQLSGGLLVSDSEPLRCSKMCTLNKNVQWSSDYHVYGLKWTPEGVWMEVDDEVYCAIDPGEGLYRTIQSRKPQIANLWQLSGSRMAPFDKDFYLGLGVGVGGHYDFHQFSGKPWQDLGVKAMFTFWKARDKWYPTWNVSSTMFVDYVRVFGV